A single window of Streptomyces sudanensis DNA harbors:
- the ald gene encoding alanine dehydrogenase, with protein MKVGIPREVKNNEFRVAITPAGVHELVRHGHEVLVERNAGVGSSIADDEYVAAGARILPTADEVWAAADLLLKVKEPVAEEYHRLRKDQTLFTYLHLAASRECTDALLASGTTAIAYETVETANRALPLLAPMSEVAGRLAPQVGAYHLMRAAGGRGVLPGGVPGVIPAKAVVIGGGVSGWNAAQIAVGMGFEVTLLDRDINKLREADRIFGTRVKAVMSNSFELEKAVLEADLVVGAVLVPGAKAPKLVSNELVSRMKPGSVLVDIAIDQGGCFEDSHPTTHAEPTFRVHDSIFYCVANMPGAVPNTSTYALTNATLPYIVSLADNGWAEALRRDPALARGLNTHDGKVVYREVAEAHGLDHVELASLVG; from the coding sequence ATGAAGGTCGGCATCCCCCGCGAGGTCAAGAACAACGAGTTCCGCGTCGCCATCACCCCGGCCGGCGTGCACGAGCTCGTCCGCCACGGCCACGAGGTCCTCGTCGAGCGGAACGCCGGGGTCGGCTCCTCGATCGCGGACGACGAGTACGTGGCCGCGGGGGCGCGGATACTCCCCACCGCCGACGAGGTCTGGGCCGCCGCCGACCTGCTGCTGAAGGTCAAGGAGCCCGTCGCCGAGGAGTACCACCGCCTCCGCAAGGACCAGACCCTCTTCACCTACCTGCACCTCGCCGCGTCCCGCGAGTGCACCGACGCGCTGCTGGCCTCCGGCACCACCGCCATCGCCTACGAGACGGTCGAGACCGCCAACCGCGCCCTGCCGCTGCTCGCCCCGATGTCCGAGGTCGCGGGCCGGCTCGCCCCGCAGGTCGGCGCGTACCACCTGATGCGCGCGGCCGGCGGGCGCGGGGTCCTGCCGGGCGGCGTGCCCGGTGTGATCCCGGCCAAGGCCGTGGTCATCGGCGGCGGCGTCTCCGGCTGGAACGCCGCGCAGATCGCCGTCGGCATGGGCTTCGAGGTCACCCTGCTCGACCGCGACATCAACAAGCTCCGCGAGGCCGACAGGATCTTCGGCACCAGGGTCAAGGCCGTCATGTCCAACTCGTTCGAGCTGGAGAAGGCCGTCCTGGAGGCCGACCTCGTCGTCGGCGCCGTCCTCGTCCCGGGCGCCAAGGCCCCGAAGCTGGTCAGCAACGAGCTGGTGTCCCGCATGAAGCCCGGAAGTGTCCTTGTCGACATCGCGATCGACCAGGGCGGCTGCTTCGAGGACTCCCACCCCACCACGCACGCCGAGCCGACCTTCCGGGTCCACGACTCGATCTTCTACTGCGTGGCCAACATGCCCGGCGCCGTCCCGAACACCTCGACCTACGCCCTGACCAACGCCACGCTGCCCTACATCGTGTCGCTGGCCGACAACGGCTGGGCCGAGGCGCTGCGCCGCGACCCGGCGCTGGCCAGGGGCCTCAACACCCACGACGGGAAGGTCGTCTACCGGGAAGTCGCCGAGGCGCACGGCCTGGACCACGTGGAGCTCGCCTCCCTCGTCGGCTGA